A stretch of the Kroppenstedtia eburnea genome encodes the following:
- a CDS encoding carbon starvation CstA family protein, with protein MDWRSFPLKKWISYLIWAVVSAAGAAAFGILALSRGESINAVWLLVAAVCTYAVAYRFYSRFLARKVFELDDKRKTPAEVHNDGKDYVPTNKWVLFGHHFAAIAGAGPLVGPILAAQMGYLPGTLWIIVGVVLGGAVQDFIILFGSMRRNGKSLGEITREEIGPVGGFIALFAILGIMIILLAVLALVVVQALANSPWGMFTLAMTIPIALFMGIYMRYIRPGRVLETSIIGFVLLMLSLWAGQYVAEHPSLSSLFTFEGTTIAWMMIIYGFIASVIPVWLLLAPRDYLSTFLKIGVIFGLALGILLVMPELKMPSVTRFIDGTGPVFSGNLFPFVFITIACGSISGFHALVSSGTTPKMISRESQARFIGYGGMLTESFVAIMALIAACVLTPGVYFAMNSPAAAIGADVSSAAQTISTWGFVVSPDQLAGLAKDIGEQSILSRTGGAPTLAVGMAQIFSSIIGGKALMAFWYHFAILFEAVFILTTIDAGTRVGRFMLQDLLGQFSKKWGDTEWYPANVITSALIVAGWGYFLYQGVIDPLGGINTLWPLFGIANQMLAVIALVVGTTILIKMGKTVYAWVTLIPTTWLTVVTMTAGWQKLFHSDPKIGFLAAANKYQAAAADGEVLHPAQSLEEMSRIVFNNQIDAVLTGLFMVMVIAIILDAGRIWYKKLVKRESLPLSESPYIPWEGGSVKG; from the coding sequence ATGGATTGGAGGAGCTTCCCGTTGAAAAAGTGGATCTCATATCTCATCTGGGCCGTCGTATCCGCCGCAGGGGCAGCCGCCTTCGGCATTCTCGCCCTTTCCAGGGGGGAGTCGATCAACGCTGTCTGGTTGTTGGTGGCCGCGGTCTGCACCTACGCTGTCGCCTATCGTTTTTACAGCCGGTTCCTGGCCCGAAAAGTATTTGAACTGGATGACAAGCGAAAAACACCGGCAGAAGTGCACAACGACGGCAAAGATTACGTCCCCACCAACAAATGGGTCCTGTTCGGTCACCATTTTGCCGCCATCGCCGGTGCAGGCCCCCTTGTCGGACCGATTTTGGCCGCTCAGATGGGTTATCTGCCGGGCACGCTGTGGATTATTGTCGGGGTGGTGCTGGGGGGTGCGGTACAGGACTTCATCATTCTGTTCGGTTCCATGCGCAGAAACGGCAAATCCCTCGGTGAGATCACCCGGGAAGAGATCGGCCCCGTCGGCGGCTTCATCGCCCTCTTCGCCATTCTGGGAATTATGATCATCCTGCTGGCGGTGTTGGCCTTGGTCGTGGTTCAAGCCCTTGCCAACAGTCCCTGGGGAATGTTCACACTGGCGATGACCATTCCGATCGCCCTGTTCATGGGGATCTACATGCGCTACATCCGGCCGGGCCGGGTTCTGGAAACCTCCATCATCGGTTTCGTGTTGCTGATGCTCTCCCTGTGGGCGGGCCAGTATGTGGCGGAGCACCCCTCCCTGTCCTCCCTGTTTACCTTTGAGGGGACCACCATCGCCTGGATGATGATCATTTACGGCTTCATCGCATCCGTCATCCCGGTCTGGCTCCTGCTCGCGCCCCGGGACTATCTGAGCACCTTTCTCAAAATCGGGGTGATCTTCGGTCTGGCTCTGGGGATTCTGCTGGTGATGCCTGAGCTGAAGATGCCCTCGGTGACCCGGTTTATCGATGGGACGGGTCCCGTCTTCTCCGGAAATCTGTTTCCCTTTGTCTTTATCACCATCGCCTGCGGTTCCATATCAGGATTCCACGCCCTCGTCTCCTCGGGAACCACCCCCAAGATGATCTCCAGGGAGAGCCAGGCCCGTTTCATCGGGTACGGGGGAATGCTGACGGAATCATTCGTCGCGATCATGGCCTTGATCGCCGCCTGTGTGCTGACGCCGGGAGTCTATTTTGCCATGAACAGTCCTGCCGCCGCCATTGGTGCAGATGTTTCCTCCGCCGCCCAAACCATCTCCACCTGGGGATTCGTCGTCTCACCGGATCAACTGGCGGGCCTGGCCAAGGATATCGGAGAGCAGAGTATCCTCTCCCGCACCGGCGGGGCCCCGACTCTTGCCGTGGGGATGGCCCAAATTTTCTCCAGCATCATCGGCGGGAAGGCCTTGATGGCCTTCTGGTATCACTTCGCCATCCTGTTTGAAGCCGTCTTCATCCTGACCACGATTGACGCCGGTACCCGGGTGGGACGCTTCATGTTGCAAGATCTCCTCGGCCAATTCTCCAAAAAATGGGGAGATACCGAATGGTATCCGGCCAATGTGATCACCAGTGCTCTCATCGTTGCCGGATGGGGATATTTCCTCTATCAGGGAGTGATCGATCCCCTGGGCGGGATCAACACCTTGTGGCCGCTGTTCGGCATCGCCAACCAGATGTTGGCGGTGATCGCCCTGGTCGTCGGAACCACGATCCTGATCAAAATGGGCAAAACAGTTTATGCATGGGTCACGCTGATTCCCACCACCTGGTTGACCGTTGTCACCATGACCGCGGGTTGGCAGAAACTGTTCCATTCCGATCCCAAGATCGGCTTCCTCGCCGCCGCCAACAAATATCAGGCGGCAGCTGCCGACGGCGAGGTGCTTCACCCGGCCCAATCTCTGGAAGAGATGAGCCGGATCGTGTTCAATAACCAGATCGATGCCGTTCTCACCGGTCTGTTTATGGTGATGGTG
- a CDS encoding amino acid ABC transporter permease, with product MDLQNTFSSTSLSFLLEGFLVTLQVALFAILLSFIFGILLGVCRYTRVPLLSHLATAYIEIVRNLPLLLIIFFGYFGLREWGLKLPVTLSVIVSMTLFTSALVAEIVRSGLNSVDKGLVEASRSQGFTYIQTLRHIVLPLGLKRTIPPMVSQFISLIKDTSLAVVISLPEMTHNAQIIYNKHYNATIPMLILVALVYFIVNYSLSRASRRLEKKLIG from the coding sequence ATGGATCTGCAGAATACTTTTTCTTCCACCAGCCTTTCCTTTTTGTTGGAAGGATTCCTGGTGACACTCCAAGTGGCCCTGTTCGCCATTCTGCTCAGCTTCATCTTCGGCATTTTGCTCGGCGTCTGCCGATATACGCGCGTGCCCTTGTTATCCCACCTGGCAACGGCATACATTGAGATCGTCCGGAATCTTCCTTTGCTGTTGATCATCTTTTTCGGATACTTCGGGTTACGGGAATGGGGATTGAAACTTCCTGTCACCCTTTCGGTCATCGTCAGCATGACTCTGTTCACATCGGCATTGGTTGCCGAGATCGTCCGCAGTGGTCTGAATTCGGTGGACAAGGGGCTGGTGGAAGCTTCCCGTTCCCAAGGTTTCACGTATATCCAAACCCTACGTCATATCGTGCTCCCCTTGGGTCTGAAGCGGACCATCCCCCCCATGGTCAGCCAGTTTATCAGCCTGATCAAGGACACCTCCCTGGCGGTGGTGATCAGTCTGCCTGAGATGACCCACAATGCACAGATCATTTACAACAAACACTACAACGCCACCATTCCCATGCTCATATTGGTCGCCCTCGTGTACTTCATTGTCAATTACAGCTTGTCCCGGGCAAGCCGCCGTCTGGAGAAAAAACTGATCGGTTGA
- a CDS encoding amino acid ABC transporter permease, translated as MSFDISSLEAYKQDFIDGFLTTLSASLLALVLSLAIGTVIAVIRLSRVRLLEWIGTVYVEFFRNTPLVIQVFFFAMGLPSIGIDISEFTAGAIGLSIYTGAFIAEAIRGGIQSVPSGQMEASRSSGMTYVQAMRFVILPQAFKLVIPPLGNQFINLVKNSSVLAIIAGGDLMYAADIVSSQTFQINLTYIFVALLYLVITLPLSYGVNRLERHLAQTV; from the coding sequence ATGAGCTTTGATATTTCCTCTTTGGAAGCGTACAAGCAGGACTTCATCGATGGCTTTCTCACGACTCTGTCCGCCAGCCTGCTCGCTCTGGTCCTGAGCCTGGCCATCGGCACCGTCATCGCTGTCATCCGCTTGTCAAGGGTCCGGTTGCTGGAATGGATTGGAACGGTCTATGTGGAATTTTTCCGCAATACACCACTGGTCATCCAGGTCTTTTTCTTTGCTATGGGCCTTCCCTCCATTGGGATCGACATCTCTGAATTCACCGCAGGGGCGATCGGATTGTCCATCTACACCGGGGCTTTCATCGCCGAGGCGATCCGGGGGGGAATTCAGTCCGTACCGTCGGGCCAGATGGAGGCTTCCCGTTCTTCGGGCATGACTTATGTTCAGGCCATGCGATTCGTGATCCTTCCCCAGGCTTTTAAGCTCGTCATCCCGCCTTTGGGAAATCAGTTCATCAATCTCGTTAAAAATTCTTCCGTGCTGGCAATCATTGCAGGGGGCGACTTGATGTATGCCGCGGACATCGTCAGCTCTCAGACATTCCAAATCAACTTGACCTATATTTTTGTCGCCCTGCTCTATCTGGTAATCACCCTGCCACTCAGCTACGGGGTCAACCGGCTCGAGCGACATTTGGCGCAAACTGTTTAA
- a CDS encoding transporter substrate-binding domain-containing protein, with translation MFMNMKRWLAIAIIPVLAFSLAACGTDDAAKNSSVDAIKKRGKLVAGVKYDTNLFGFKDPADGQVKGFEIDLMKELAKRMLGDEKKLELKEVTSKTRIPLLNNGDVDILAATMTISEERKKEIDFSHVYFMAGQSLLVKKESGINGVKDLKGKVVMGAKGSTSVQNIKNVEPGIKIKEYENYADAFTALKNGKGDALTTDDSILMGMEQQAPGQVKLVGGHFTQEPYGFGLAKGNKELTDYVNKFLEDIQKDGTYDKLYKKWFKKDPPKNIPKDAVNKVLKK, from the coding sequence ATGTTCATGAACATGAAAAGGTGGCTTGCAATTGCGATTATTCCCGTATTAGCGTTCAGTTTGGCTGCCTGTGGTACCGACGATGCTGCCAAGAACAGCTCTGTGGATGCCATCAAAAAACGGGGCAAATTGGTGGCCGGGGTGAAATACGACACCAACCTGTTTGGGTTCAAGGACCCGGCGGACGGCCAGGTCAAAGGCTTTGAGATCGATCTGATGAAAGAACTCGCCAAACGGATGCTGGGCGACGAGAAAAAGCTGGAATTGAAAGAAGTGACCTCCAAAACCCGTATCCCCCTGTTGAATAACGGTGACGTGGACATTCTGGCGGCCACCATGACCATCTCGGAGGAGCGGAAGAAGGAGATCGACTTCTCTCATGTCTATTTCATGGCGGGCCAATCGTTGTTGGTGAAAAAGGAAAGCGGTATCAATGGGGTGAAGGACCTCAAAGGAAAAGTGGTAATGGGCGCGAAAGGATCCACCAGCGTCCAGAACATCAAGAACGTGGAACCCGGCATTAAAATCAAAGAATATGAAAACTACGCCGACGCCTTCACCGCCCTCAAAAACGGCAAGGGAGACGCTCTTACGACAGATGACAGCATCCTGATGGGCATGGAACAGCAGGCACCCGGCCAAGTCAAACTGGTGGGCGGCCACTTTACCCAGGAACCCTACGGCTTTGGATTGGCAAAAGGGAACAAGGAACTGACCGATTACGTCAACAAGTTTCTGGAGGACATCCAGAAGGACGGCACCTACGACAAGCTCTACAAAAAATGGTTCAAAAAAGATCCTCCCAAAAACATCCCCAAAGATGCAGTGAATAAAGTGCTGAAAAAATAA
- a CDS encoding amino acid ABC transporter ATP-binding protein: MIQFTQVNKFFGDFQVLKEINLEIASGEVVVILGPSGSGKSTLLRCINKLESITDGQLVVDGITVSDPKADINKLRREIGMVFQHFNLYPHKTALENITLAPLKVRKMPQEEAEKLARHYLEKVGIPDKANAYPSQLSGGQQQRVAIARGLAMKPKIMLFDEPTSALDPEMIGEVLDVMRDLAREGMTMVVVTHEMGFAREVADRIIFMDEGMILEQSHPDEFFSQPKEERTQRFLSRVLKH; the protein is encoded by the coding sequence ATCATACAATTTACCCAAGTCAATAAGTTTTTTGGGGACTTTCAGGTACTGAAAGAGATCAACCTGGAAATCGCCTCCGGTGAAGTGGTGGTCATTCTGGGACCCAGCGGTTCAGGAAAAAGCACCCTGCTCCGCTGCATCAACAAGCTGGAGTCGATCACCGATGGCCAATTGGTGGTGGACGGGATCACAGTTTCTGATCCCAAAGCCGACATCAACAAGCTCCGCCGGGAAATCGGGATGGTTTTCCAACACTTCAATCTTTACCCGCACAAAACCGCATTGGAAAATATCACACTCGCACCCCTGAAGGTACGAAAGATGCCCCAGGAAGAAGCGGAGAAACTGGCCCGCCACTACCTGGAAAAAGTGGGAATCCCCGATAAAGCAAATGCTTATCCTTCCCAACTCTCCGGTGGTCAGCAACAGCGGGTGGCCATCGCACGCGGACTGGCCATGAAGCCGAAGATCATGCTGTTTGACGAACCTACCTCCGCACTGGATCCCGAGATGATCGGCGAAGTGCTCGACGTGATGCGGGACCTGGCCCGGGAAGGCATGACCATGGTCGTGGTCACCCATGAAATGGGATTCGCCCGGGAAGTGGCGGATCGAATCATCTTCATGGATGAGGGGATGATTCTGGAACAATCCCATCCCGACGAGTTCTTCAGCCAACCGAAGGAAGAGCGTACACAGAGATTCCTTAGCCGTGTCCTGAAACATTAA
- the tatA gene encoding twin-arginine translocase TatA/TatE family subunit, whose product MHAPTLPGMILILLAALILFGPKKLPELGRVLGKTLREFKNSASGLIEEEEGKEKKHSK is encoded by the coding sequence ATGCATGCTCCCACGTTGCCGGGGATGATCCTGATTCTGCTGGCGGCCTTGATCCTGTTCGGACCGAAAAAGCTTCCCGAGTTAGGCCGTGTCCTCGGTAAAACTCTGCGTGAGTTTAAGAATTCAGCCTCCGGACTGATTGAGGAAGAGGAAGGGAAAGAGAAGAAGCATTCAAAATGA
- a CDS encoding DedA family protein: MQDFVRVILEALEDLGYFGVALGLMIEVIPSEIVLAYGGYLVSLGKINVVGAVIAGTIGGTLAQFFLYLMGYYGGRPLLEKYGKFLLIKKSHLDVSERWFNRYGTGVIFGARFIPVVRHAISIPAGIARMPMSKFLFYTTLAIIPWSIFFVYLGIQLGENYENIKEVASPYLQPLGWGFTLLLIVYVALQWVKKRKPAN, translated from the coding sequence ATGCAAGATTTTGTGCGAGTGATTTTGGAAGCGTTGGAGGATTTAGGATATTTTGGAGTCGCGTTGGGTTTGATGATCGAAGTGATCCCCAGTGAAATTGTTTTGGCTTATGGTGGATACCTGGTAAGCTTGGGGAAAATTAATGTGGTCGGTGCAGTGATCGCGGGCACTATCGGTGGTACACTGGCTCAATTTTTTCTTTACCTGATGGGTTATTACGGGGGGCGTCCTTTGTTAGAGAAATACGGCAAGTTCTTGCTCATTAAGAAAAGTCACTTGGATGTTTCAGAACGATGGTTTAACCGGTATGGAACAGGTGTGATATTCGGGGCCCGCTTTATCCCTGTTGTCCGTCACGCGATCTCCATTCCCGCTGGAATCGCCAGGATGCCCATGAGCAAGTTTTTATTTTACACCACCTTGGCCATCATTCCCTGGTCCATTTTTTTTGTCTATTTGGGAATCCAACTTGGGGAGAACTATGAAAATATAAAAGAAGTCGCTTCCCCCTACCTCCAACCATTGGGATGGGGCTTCACTCTTCTCTTAATCGTCTATGTGGCACTCCAGTGGGTAAAAAAGAGAAAACCCGCCAACTAG
- a CDS encoding amino acid permease, which yields MTKKWSDFMANFFRTKSIEQANRITEVERFKLKRELGSWQLMLYVLGATIGAGIFVLPGTTAALHAGPGVIVSFLIGGIVTIAVGLAYVEFASMVPVAGSAYTYSYIALGEFIAWIIGWDLLLEFTVIASTVAVGWSGYVDSFLQSIGIHLPEVLTKDMAHGGIVNLPAVVGWLIVAWIALSGIKNVGRSNTLFTVAKVGAIILFLIIGAFHVDPVNWTPFTPFGWTGVMAGAALVFFAFTGFDGVTTVLEEVKNPQKTIPIALIGGLSVLTLLYALVALILTGIVPFPELDVPNPTVFALQSVGIQWGGAIIAVAVIFGLLATMIANTTSATRVLFAMSRDGLLPDRIALTNKKTGVPVLSIVIVVVTGILLSGFLSIGELAEFANIGGLTAFALTTVSVMVLRYTKPDEPRAFKVPALWLFGIVGVGGCLALIFSLPLFTILRFFIWLLIGLVIYWAYGYKHAKVNSENETTR from the coding sequence GTGACTAAGAAATGGAGTGATTTTATGGCGAATTTTTTTAGAACCAAATCCATTGAGCAAGCCAATCGAATCACTGAAGTTGAACGTTTTAAACTTAAGCGGGAACTCGGATCATGGCAATTGATGCTGTATGTACTGGGTGCCACGATTGGGGCGGGAATTTTTGTTTTACCGGGAACTACTGCAGCGTTACATGCAGGTCCGGGAGTGATTGTTTCATTCCTGATTGGTGGAATCGTGACCATTGCAGTCGGACTGGCTTATGTTGAATTTGCCTCTATGGTTCCCGTTGCCGGGAGTGCTTACACATATTCTTATATTGCGCTGGGAGAATTTATTGCTTGGATTATCGGCTGGGATCTATTATTGGAATTCACGGTTATTGCAAGTACGGTAGCGGTTGGATGGAGCGGTTATGTAGATTCTTTTCTGCAATCTATTGGCATTCACTTGCCTGAGGTTTTAACAAAAGATATGGCTCATGGTGGAATTGTAAATTTACCGGCAGTTGTGGGTTGGCTGATTGTCGCTTGGATTGCATTGAGTGGAATCAAAAATGTGGGTCGATCCAATACATTATTTACAGTTGCAAAAGTTGGAGCAATCATTCTGTTTCTGATCATCGGCGCTTTCCATGTGGATCCTGTAAACTGGACACCCTTTACACCTTTTGGATGGACAGGAGTCATGGCAGGGGCTGCATTGGTGTTTTTTGCATTTACTGGATTTGATGGTGTGACAACGGTGTTGGAAGAAGTGAAAAATCCACAAAAAACAATACCGATCGCATTAATTGGTGGGTTGAGTGTGCTTACACTTCTTTATGCGCTTGTCGCATTAATATTGACGGGGATTGTACCCTTTCCTGAATTGGATGTTCCGAATCCTACTGTATTTGCGCTTCAATCTGTCGGGATTCAGTGGGGAGGCGCAATCATTGCAGTAGCAGTTATTTTCGGATTGCTTGCTACGATGATTGCGAATACAACCAGTGCCACACGTGTTTTATTTGCTATGAGTCGTGATGGACTTCTTCCAGACCGTATAGCACTGACTAATAAAAAAACAGGCGTTCCTGTATTATCGATTGTTATTGTTGTTGTGACAGGTATTCTTCTGTCGGGATTCTTATCGATTGGGGAGTTGGCGGAATTTGCTAATATTGGCGGCTTAACAGCTTTCGCTCTGACAACAGTCAGTGTAATGGTTCTTCGTTACACCAAACCAGATGAACCCCGAGCATTTAAAGTGCCGGCGTTATGGCTTTTTGGGATTGTAGGGGTAGGAGGATGTCTTGCATTAATCTTTAGCCTTCCGTTATTTACTATTCTTCGATTTTTCATTTGGCTATTGATTGGTTTAGTTATTTATTGGGCTTATGGTTACAAACATGCTAAAGTAAACTCTGAAAATGAAACTACACGATAA
- a CDS encoding MDR family MFS transporter, with protein sequence MTKKSRPSNKENRAGWIRDTVVKVRDRYHPIVWVHFWLTMSSCITGFMLYPYLVIYMTEQLGASAVAAAGAISFPSLISMFFKLWAGNISDRFGRRPVLMMAPMLQFMVLIGMIFANEVWHFYVLLTLNGLSGNLYLPAENAQIADVVSEKQRTEAYALNNVAINIGATLGPLLGIAAYHLNPPLIFCAEAAIALVTATVVYFKIPETLPKEDQDSTGQTKGKVLPGLGAHFPLYLLILFAVPVYMVEMQMNSTMPLYLKTQFVDYLLVYGTLRTVTGILTAVLQMPVTLWSKRWRAERVVMIGYSLLVAYSLFYGFTPFFWLLVIAEFCWTLTDMLLFPRLKQIVSVMADPQVRARYFSLFDISLSVGKMTAPVLGSVVLVQYGGKALFGGLGVLLLLAGVCQVILVSRVLSADRRKKEQTPEMAG encoded by the coding sequence GTGACGAAGAAATCCAGACCCTCCAACAAGGAGAACCGGGCCGGTTGGATTCGGGACACGGTGGTGAAGGTGAGGGACAGGTACCATCCGATTGTCTGGGTTCACTTTTGGCTCACGATGTCCAGTTGTATCACCGGATTTATGCTGTATCCTTATTTAGTGATCTATATGACCGAGCAGTTGGGGGCTTCCGCCGTGGCGGCAGCGGGAGCGATCAGCTTTCCGTCATTGATCTCCATGTTTTTTAAACTGTGGGCAGGCAACATATCCGACCGGTTTGGACGGCGGCCGGTTCTGATGATGGCCCCCATGTTGCAATTCATGGTGTTGATCGGGATGATTTTTGCAAATGAAGTGTGGCACTTTTATGTGTTGTTGACACTGAACGGTTTGAGCGGAAACCTGTACCTTCCAGCGGAGAATGCGCAGATTGCCGATGTCGTTTCCGAAAAACAGAGAACGGAAGCCTATGCTCTGAACAATGTCGCGATCAATATCGGAGCGACCTTGGGTCCTTTGCTGGGGATTGCCGCCTACCACTTGAATCCGCCGTTGATCTTCTGTGCCGAGGCCGCGATCGCGCTGGTGACGGCGACGGTGGTTTACTTTAAAATTCCCGAGACCCTGCCCAAAGAAGACCAGGATTCAACCGGACAGACCAAAGGGAAGGTTCTGCCGGGGCTCGGAGCCCATTTTCCCTTGTATCTGTTGATCTTGTTCGCCGTTCCCGTCTACATGGTGGAAATGCAGATGAATTCCACCATGCCGCTGTACCTGAAAACACAATTTGTCGATTACCTGCTGGTTTATGGAACTCTGCGCACGGTGACGGGGATCCTGACTGCGGTGCTGCAGATGCCGGTCACCTTGTGGAGCAAACGGTGGCGGGCGGAACGGGTGGTGATGATCGGTTATTCCCTTTTGGTCGCATACAGTCTCTTTTACGGATTCACGCCCTTTTTCTGGCTGCTGGTGATTGCCGAATTTTGTTGGACCCTGACCGATATGTTGCTGTTTCCCCGGTTGAAACAGATTGTCTCCGTCATGGCGGATCCTCAGGTGCGTGCCCGGTACTTCTCACTTTTTGACATCAGCCTCAGTGTGGGCAAAATGACGGCACCGGTCTTGGGAAGTGTGGTGTTGGTGCAATACGGCGGGAAAGCTCTGTTTGGAGGGTTGGGTGTATTACTCCTGCTTGCCGGGGTTTGTCAAGTGATTCTGGTGTCGCGGGTGCTTTCCGCTGACAGACGGAAAAAAGAACAGACCCCCGAAATGGCGGGTTGA
- a CDS encoding ABC transporter permease, whose amino-acid sequence MIGLIYNELLKTVKKKRVLVVLLIIAVLIPVFTYAQYRTVQTTIQQMGTSDWRSILQQQIIDNQNRLSSSRMPEEWKKLVRLNIQQQQYYLDHDINPMSPGAPTFVRKFIEESISLFLPLLVVVVAADIVSSEHSAGTIKLLLTRPIRRWRILLSKYLALLLLVSLIVVATAILGTLLSGIIFGYGGWELPVFTGFQEVNGEMVTDRVHLVPQWQYILMGCGLAWFSCTAVATLSFMVSVLVRSTAAGMGIMMASLISGNLLTQAAPSWTALKYLAFTNLRLTDYLSGTPTMIEGMTLPFSLAVLGIWSLASLAVAFTVFVKRDVLA is encoded by the coding sequence TTGATCGGCCTGATTTATAACGAGCTGTTGAAAACCGTGAAGAAAAAACGGGTGCTGGTCGTCCTGCTGATCATCGCGGTGCTGATTCCCGTCTTCACCTACGCCCAGTACCGTACCGTCCAAACCACGATTCAACAGATGGGAACCTCGGACTGGCGCTCCATCCTGCAACAACAGATCATCGACAACCAAAACCGCCTTTCCTCCAGCCGGATGCCCGAAGAATGGAAGAAACTCGTCCGCCTCAACATCCAACAACAACAATACTATCTGGATCACGATATTAACCCGATGTCCCCCGGAGCCCCCACCTTCGTGCGGAAATTTATCGAGGAATCCATCTCCCTGTTCCTCCCCTTGTTGGTGGTCGTCGTGGCCGCGGACATCGTCAGCTCGGAACATTCGGCAGGCACGATCAAGCTGCTTTTGACCCGGCCGATCCGGCGATGGCGCATCCTGTTGTCCAAGTACCTGGCCCTTCTCCTGCTGGTATCCCTGATCGTGGTTGCCACCGCGATCCTCGGTACTCTCCTGTCGGGAATCATCTTCGGATACGGGGGATGGGAATTGCCTGTCTTCACCGGGTTCCAGGAGGTAAATGGAGAGATGGTCACAGACCGGGTTCATTTGGTGCCACAATGGCAGTACATCCTGATGGGTTGCGGACTGGCTTGGTTCTCTTGTACAGCAGTGGCCACCCTCTCCTTCATGGTGTCTGTCCTCGTACGGAGTACCGCCGCCGGAATGGGAATCATGATGGCCTCCCTGATCTCCGGAAATCTGCTCACCCAGGCGGCACCCAGTTGGACCGCCCTCAAATACCTGGCTTTCACCAACCTGCGCCTGACAGACTATCTGTCCGGCACGCCCACCATGATTGAAGGAATGACCCTTCCCTTCTCCCTGGCGGTCCTCGGCATCTGGTCCCTGGCCAGTCTGGCCGTGGCTTTCACCGTGTTTGTGAAACGGGATGTGCTGGCATGA
- a CDS encoding ABC transporter ATP-binding protein → MPADEEKILLVENVSKRIGRREIVTDLTFDVGHGEIYGFLGPNGAGKTTTIRMLVGLIRPTRGTVRIGGYDLRKEPLQALRHVGCIVENPEMYPYLTGRENLEILGRMNEEITPERIGEVVRLVELERRIDDRVKTYSLGMRQRLGIAQALLGKPKLLILDEPTNGLDPSGIREMRHFIRQLAREEGISVLISSHILHEVQLLCDRVAIINKGRIIQSGPVDRLLEGDPPVEWELSPLDRGVQVLESLPGVTILERREDGRVFTRIPEDQIHDANRELLHAGVKVRTIHRKHPTLEDIFLQMTEGDSIA, encoded by the coding sequence ATGCCCGCTGATGAAGAAAAGATCCTGCTTGTGGAGAATGTAAGCAAGCGCATCGGTCGACGGGAGATCGTGACGGACCTCACCTTCGATGTGGGACACGGTGAGATCTACGGTTTCCTCGGACCCAACGGGGCCGGGAAAACCACCACCATCCGGATGCTGGTCGGATTGATCCGCCCCACCCGGGGAACCGTGCGAATCGGCGGTTACGACCTGAGAAAAGAGCCGTTACAGGCCCTCCGGCATGTGGGCTGTATCGTGGAAAACCCGGAGATGTATCCCTATTTGACCGGGCGGGAGAATCTGGAGATCCTCGGACGGATGAATGAAGAGATCACACCGGAACGGATCGGGGAAGTGGTCCGGCTGGTGGAACTGGAGCGGCGGATCGACGACAGAGTGAAAACCTATTCCCTGGGCATGCGGCAACGGCTCGGCATCGCTCAAGCCCTTCTGGGGAAACCCAAACTGCTGATCCTGGACGAACCCACCAATGGACTGGACCCCTCCGGTATCCGGGAAATGCGCCATTTTATCAGACAACTGGCCCGGGAAGAAGGGATCAGCGTCCTGATCTCCAGCCATATCCTGCACGAAGTGCAACTGCTGTGCGACCGGGTGGCCATCATCAACAAAGGACGGATCATCCAATCCGGCCCCGTCGACCGGCTCTTGGAGGGAGATCCTCCGGTGGAATGGGAGCTTTCCCCTCTGGACCGGGGGGTGCAAGTGTTGGAGTCTCTCCCGGGTGTCACGATCCTCGAGCGTCGGGAGGATGGTCGCGTCTTCACCCGGATCCCGGAGGATCAGATTCATGATGCCAACCGGGAACTGTTGCACGCGGGAGTGAAGGTCCGTACCATCCACCGCAAACATCCCACACTGGAGGATATCTTCCTTCAGATGACAGAGGGGGATTCGATTGCGTAA